tcccccaaaacccttgatttcattagtttgcacaaggatccgcaaaaacacataggcacctggactccttgggggactgtttccgtcaccttattccatggaatgtacgtggatcctgaggatgccatggtgttgagccctggcaatcacaagtgagcaatcagattgctaatatactatatcaacgctaatcagtatcagtaactacacctaaatgtaccactaatcactcctaataataattaatctgattgctaaactattttctaacattttctaaaaatgttTCTAACatgttctataattttctacaattttctaacattttagtAACATAAAGTCGCCGCCTtgaaaatccgacagggcttcgccgctttgcctctccctcacccctcctctccctccctctctctcttcttttttttctggatttttagtaagCCAAATGGGGGTGACGGGGCAAACACCTTATATAGGGCTCGGccagctgccgggcgaccggccccagggacctgtctgcaattttttttcttcttttttttgcgttcaagtccctgccgcccggcagccgggcggcccggtcccggccgcccggcagcggggcggccggggtatattcctgtaaatttccaaatcgaaaatatatttttgtaaaaaacggaaataaaaaatataaaaataaaaaaaccgcggcAACTCGGCGGCAATTTCCGTCGGCGAGGTTTCTCTCTCTACTCATGTTCCCCTCGCCTTCCCTGTTCGGGCTGATCAAGGGGCCGACCTGCTCGGCTAACTCGGCCTTGGCAGGGGTATTGTTGGCCAATGGGCTGGCCGGCCCGACACAGCACCAGCCCGATTAGGCCCGGGCCGATTGACCTGATAACTTAAGAACGAACAGATCATGGCATGATAAGCTAACAAGATATCGAAGCAATCATGAACAAACTTTTCATAAATAGAGTAACGATATATAGTTGGAACACAAAGCCATACCGGAGGCCGAGAATTGCTCAACGACCTcaaggacgactggattcgctcagagatgaagtactagcctagctccactaccccaTGGCGGAGTACAAGTCAAGAGAGTGAGCGAAGGAGAGAGGCTTCAAGTGTTGTGTGTTGAAATGGGAACGGGAGGGTTCCTTTTATAGCTTGTAGGGTCGGTTCCCGTCATTTCCCTACATGGAAACATTCGTAACCGACGTTAGGAGGATGAGATCAGATCTCCCGCCAAGATGCACCTGGACTGTTTTCAGTCCAGGTTCAGCCGACCTAGGGGGTTGGCCGACCCCTGGcaccgcctctggccaccgcctttacTTGGGtgactgacaggtgggtctCTGTATTGGGTACGTGTGTGTCGGGGCTTTGTACGATGTCTGTttgctctgacatgtgggccttcTTTTGGATGTGTGACGTAGAACACGATCTTCTGTGGTTTCTGCTGCGTCTTcttcgtgttttcgtcttattccgaaCTTATACTCCTAAAATGATAAATTCTCCAAAACAACTATGGACATagattagtgatacaaatatgtgagcaagaggtatggttttcttttcttgtgagtatagttgacggttgGATTTTGTATTTAAGGatgtcaacaacacccccaagctagccctttgctcgtcccgagctaAGTTTGGCTCATGTTttttgttgatcaggagttgctacaatgttaaATTCCTAACTTATACCTTAGGCACAACCAAGTATTCTTACcatgattttgaataagttggtcttgatcttacctcttaccttactcctgtggggcttataacttcacctcatctttggcggttgagagtcagattggtatcacctagtgccaatatttctttttcctaagttcaaccgtcaatccggaggttttgtaaagtttttcaaaagaaatttctAAAGTTCCTCGGATAATCTCTCGGATCactcaatgtgtatgattccttactaaggctttttattgtgcctttcttcctcaTCCTACCTCTAATGGCTTtgtttttgtggagctgtaggtatagAGGAGTTGAAGGcatacttgcttctcatattttacTAAGTCAAAGACTGAATCCATGGGAAAAACAAGTCAAGCCTCGTGCGTACCCTTCTTTCCATCACACTACACACTCACTCGTGATTCTATGAGATatgctattcttttatattaactctgaaatcgatttgtagaggcgggtgaggccatgacccgcccctaacAAATCTATTCCTAGGATGGTgctacccgcccctaaaaatattttcccattttattttgaaaattcatttaaatttttaaatataGTAGTACAAATAAAAAGTTGAAACTTCTACGCTATGGTTATTATGAACTACAGATACAAAAAATGTACCAAATATATTTTAGTGTATATAAATGTTAACATTATGTAAACTTGAAAATATGACATGAGTTGTATGAGATGTTATATAGTCATAGCCATATATAGGGCAAAACTAGCAAATGATCTCGTAATACTAATTGTTCTTAAATGAATAATGTATAAACTATAAAACTTTTAAATTTACCACTAAAACTTTGATACGGAGCTACTCTATTCTACATCCAAGATTGtttgaaaacaaatcaaaacttaTAGATTTTGAAACTGgagaacttataataattttttggactataaatgaccttaaatgaaaaagttatcaactataaaattttagatcttgtCAAGCTCTACAATTTTAGtataaagtttatcttcatAGGAGATTCTATGAAAAAGTTATGGATTTTTTGTGTGAGAACATTTGTAGGGATGGATATTTTTAGAGGCAGATGACGTTATCATCTGCCTCTAGAAATAGTGGTCATGCCATCACCATTAAGTTTACGAGATATAGGTCCAGAAAATGCCCAACATCTCTATATATGAATATTTTAATGGTCTATGAAATAGTGTCACCAATACTACATTCAGCCAAACATGTCACTGTTTTTCTAAAACTGAGAAAAACTTTGGTTTTGAAATGCTAAAGTATTGCATGGCTTTAGCTTTGAAAACTGCAGTATCTGAATACTAtggttttttttgaaacagcAACATCCAAGATTTATATTATAGTCTGTAAATTACCAGAcaataaaaggaaaatgcttcATTTGATCATTGGAGCAAATCAGGGACAGGCTAAAATTGCATTCAACCCATGCCGCGCAAATGCAATAACAAGTTAACAACCATCCAAGGCCGGATAAGATAAGCATCTTTTTATCAACTTTTGACTTGGGCCGGGCTAATTTCTGCACTAGCGATAAAGATGATCTTGAGCATATCTCAATATCTCATGTTGATGGCATCTGAGGCATGAGAGGCTGGATTTCTTCAGTGTGTCGTCAGGCATCAAGGCAAGCAGCTCCCAGCTTTTACGAATTTTGCTCTGTTTTTGAGGCAAGCAGCTCCCAGCTTTTACGAATtttgctctgttttttttttcttgtgcctGGTTTGTCACTGCAGAGTTTGTCCATCATTTTCCCACCGACCAACCACCTTTTCTTGTTGAAGAGCGAAGAAGAGGATGACACATGCTGATGCTGTGGCGTACGTGCCCAACTGCCTCTCCAAACAGTGGTTCTTACTCTGCCGCAGTggggaaaaaaaatgaagagaaCAACCTCATCAGAAAATGCCATCATGATAAAAATAGTGACAGCACGTCATCGTTCATCCGCAAGCAACGCCTCCTAGGAGCGTCGTAAAAGAGATTATTATGTTGACAGTCGACATCACATGACGAGACTTGACGTAGACTCTGTCTGTTTCAGGCCATTTCTGCCATTGCCCTAACTTTAGGCCGGGGATTGTGTCACGGTATTGACTTCACAATGGCGTACGCTTTGGGGTCGTTTCTCATTGTTTTCTGATTTGTTTTGCATTGCATTGTCTCGATCATTTTTATTTCTCTATTGATTCTTGACAGGGATGGCAACGTCTCGCTGGTGAGTGCAGAGTTGGGCGTCCTACCCAGATGACCAGCACACTGCAGCACACATCTTGCTTATAGATGGTCAGTCCTCGGAGGACCGGCAGCGTCGGCCCTGCCCCCACTGTTACGTTTGTCCCAATGCCATTCTGTGTTTTGTCGATTGAAAAGAAGATGTAGAAAGCGCACTTCATCAGGAAAACAGCATCTTGAGATGATAATTAAGGAGTAACAAAATTGTAGAGATGTTCGTGAGGACAAAAAACTTATGCAATGAACAATTTTCTTAGCTGATTTCAGCAATGCaagtgcatgcatgcacatgcacggGTTGACTTAGGTTTATCAAGTTGCAGACTGTATATCCATGGTCAACTTCCGAAAGTTAGTAACATAGGCAAACAGAGAGAAGAGTTATAAAGACAGACTCTGCTTCATCTGCCATGGCTCTAAAGTCAGGACTGGATAAATggaaggtttttttttctttatgcgTGTCTTGAAAGCAAAATTTATAACGACTGAATTGTACATTGGAGAAAAGGGGGCAACTAAGATTGTATTGCATTCAGCCCATGCGAATGCATCCTATAGTTCATTAGGTTGGCAGGCTGGTACTCTGTTGACACAAAAAATCGCCAAATTTTGGTGTTAACACACTCAAACGAGCAACAGCCAAACAGAAGAGATTCTTCCAAAATGGAAATCCTGAATATTAAACAGGCATTAAACATACCTTGTTTCGATAGCAGTACATGCATGCAAATCCCACAAAGCTACAGTGGCAAAActcaaataaaagaaaaaaacgcAAGCAGGGGAACTACCACAGGTATCACAGAGAGAGTGGATATGCATATTGCTGCATATCAGTGCATGATCACTAGGGGCGGCACTCAATGAGGCAAATGGAAAACGTTGGGTGCACTCCTTATTTTTGGGTGGATGCTAGAGCGTCCATGTCGTACCACATAGTTTGTCTGTCTCACACAAGCGGCCATCATCCTGTACAAGTGAACTAGGAGTTTATATGCTGCTGATCTGAAGCATGCAAGTAGCAATGGCGATATGCATGTGTACTGGTCAGACTAGAAGCAGATGCAGACATGAGGTTATGCATGATATGATCATATGCATAGGAATGGAGGCCCCGTTTGGCACACAGGAATGCCACAAGAATCAGTTCCTGCAGAAGTAGAAATCTCGTGAAGTTACAGAGATCCAAACAGGGCGTGAGTCGAATGATGTTCCAAACGACATGCTGCCCATCACAATATTATTGTTCATGTAATTGTCAAGGTAATGTCAGTTGAAATCTAGGTCCGGTCTTCAGGCTGAGCCTGACCATGGCAAATCTCGTGCATATGGCAAATGAAGGGAGATTCCAGCATCTGCCCAGTTTAAGTTTCTTCAGTACAGGCATTTGTCCTTGGGAAATATCATTTTCACAAGACACCTTtactatctctctctctctctctctctctctctctctctctctctcaaagcAGCACGGCTAATTTATCTCATCAGAATTTAAGCTAAAAGTAAATATAGTTGTACCTTATTATGCCTTGGTTCCTTCccggtgcaggaagaaggcgTAGAAGCCACCGAGTATGGTGACGCTGGCCATGATCCACACCAACACCTGCACCGGGAATGGCATAATTGCCGCCACCTTGTAGGAGAAGGCAGCAGTGAGCATCGTAGTAAGCAGCCACACTGCCATCTTGAGGTGCTCCCGCTGGGGCGACTCTGGGGGCGTCCTCTCGTACCAGCTCAGGCAGAAGAAAAGCAGGACAAGGTCCAGGTAGGAGAAGCCCACGAAGCAGATGGCTCCCAAGTCTCCATTCGACCGGTACACCGCCATACCCGAGTTAAAAGTCAGGAACATGAAGCCGACTCCGGTAAGCAATGAGGGACCATGGCTTTTGTCATCCTCCTTCGATGTCTGCTTCTCACAATGTTCGAGCAGGGCTTCATCCACATGCTTCAGCTTCTCAGAACCCataccagcaggcagcagctcgTTAGAGGAGATGACTAGTGGTGGTGATGAGCTGGCTAGCTAGTTAGATAGATACTTCTGCCGATCGTAACAGGGTTGGATTGTGGATGATAGGGTGCTCTTGAAcaaaatctgaaaaaaaaacaagttgaTTTGATTGAGTGATGCAGGTTGCTTTGTCATGCAAACTGAGCTGTTAGAGAATTCTTATTCAGCTTGGTTGCAACAGTGGAAATGGTGGATACTAGATAGAATCACTAATGCTGGTAGATAACATTCCTTAGAGTAGATATTCAAGTTTTTTTTCCACTTTCAAACGTATTTTGAACTCAGGACTACAGCTAAAGCAATGTTCATTCTCTAAAAGGAAAGGGAAAAAAACCATGAGCAATGCTCAGTGAAGATTTCCTCTCACTATTGTGACAGTCACAACTGTATAGGCTCTGCACCAATTGTTCTCAAGAAAATTTATGAACACAGCTACATATTCAGATCATCATCTAGCGGTAGCGTTAATTCATATACCCTAAATACCTATCCACAAAAGAGGCCAAGCAAAATTGATAACTTTTTTGTACTGACAAAAGAGGGACTGAAGCGTCAGCAATCAGTGGCCAAGGGAATTTGTCTGAGAACCACAGGAAACAGCGCCGTTCGGGATTAGATGCAGTCCAGACCTACATTCAGGTTAATTTCCATTAGCCGGTCTAAATCTACAAGGCATGGCTCAATCGCATGGTAGCTCTAAGTTCATCTGTGTCTACCTGGGCACATGGGTGCATGGCAGTCTAATCAACCTATTGAGTGTCATTTGTGTGTCTTTCTCGCTGTTTTCATTTTGTAAAGACTATGTGTATCCTGAATTCCTGATTATGCAAAAGTTGGGAGTATTTCTTTATCAACTGGATGCAAGGACCTTAAAGTTAATAGAACATCCTCTATCggacaaaaaaaaactctagaTTCATCTCGTCTCTGATTCACGAGTTTGAGTCCAGCCATTCTGCGGGCTGTTTCGTCGGTGCCGCCATCTCGTCCACTCGGATTCGGGGACGATTCGTTCTCCGCCGTGGCTGGGTGAGGTAAGCTCTGGCGTTTATAGGGGACGGCCGGACGGGGATCACACAAGCTACTACTCTACTCCCCCCAAGATCAGTGACATCCCTAGTAACAACcacaactaagaaaaggaaggaaGGTTTGATTAAATTTAATCATCAGACAAAAGAGCCGCCAGCAGATCCCCGAGAGATCACACTGCGCGGGTCAAGTCGCAGAGACCAGGTCCATACCTCTGTTCCGGAGCTTTACGGAGAAGGGGAGTGGAGTTTTCCCCGGGTTGGTGAGGTGGGGAAACGGTCAAACGGCGCTTCTGGAGCAGATCCACTCCGACGGAgggtggaggaagaggaagggatGAATACAGGCCGCATCAGCCTGCTGCGCTATATAGTGGCGCATCACCAATCACCAAGAAACAGCCAAGGATGACAACCAccttttttttcattctttCTGAGTCGGATGGGACCCGGCAACCCTCCTTCCACGGTTGTTGCTTTCATATAGGTTTCAGATATACGAGTCTTTGGCAGAAGAGCGTGAGATGGTGGGAGAGGCGAGGCCCTCACGCAGAGTAGCAAGGATCGGTGTTTTTCTTCGGCGCTGTGATGGATGTGTTCTGCTGATACACCACTGGAGCAGGGGGAGCGACGATCGTGTGTGCGCGGCTTGAGGGTGATAGTCTTTTGGTGGAGGAGTTCGAGATGCCGCTCTGGCTTGCAGCGGTCCGCAGCTTTAGCGTGGCACAGCGTTGGTGACGACGGCGCACTTTTGCGGTGGCTTACTTTTGGCTCCTCTCTCTGATTGTGGCAGTGTAGCGTTTTGTTGTGTACGTTgtttgtgtggtggtggtgttcgCTTCGGCGCGTGATGTTTAATTGCTTTCTTCTTAAATGACAGAGCAGTGCTCCTGCTATCCTTTcaaaaaaactttttttttattttattctacTGTTAAAATACTCGCGACCAATTTCCCTTCTTTAATAAGGTACCAACTTGTTATCGTTAACGCACTAACGTCATGTTTGGTTCCAAATAAATTACCTACTTATaagctaaaaaataaaaaaatgatttaATTTGCCAAACAACCATAACTTATAAGTTACCTCAACTTATAAGTTTTAAGCAGCCAAACACCCTTTTCCACGTGGGGCCCACACCTTTTAAGTCACTTAACAACCAAACACCCCTGACTTATAAGTCACTGGTTTTAAGTCACCTGATTTATAGGTAGATGACTTATTTGGAACCAAACAGAGCCTAATGCATCGATGTGTATTGTTAAGGCGtcagagcatctccaatagtttccTCATTTTCAATTCAACTATTATATTGAGAGAgtagataaaaaaaataatacttCACCAGTCTTCCAaaatctttctcttttctcaatAATTATAAGGACAACTAATAATTCACCCCAAATCTCCCTAGATAAAGGGAGAGTTGCGGCTCTCCCAATAAAATAGTTGGATTGGAAGAAGGGTATTAGAAGACTGCAAAAATAAGTCCCCCAATAATTCTATAACTTCTATTGAGACATCTCCCAATACTAGTTATTGAGAAAGAATTTTTAAGAGaatgttggagatgctctaggCTGCATTGGCGCAGTTTCAtcttttaagaattttttgaaCCGGTCGTAAGGGTCTGTTTGCTTGGTTGGCTATTAAAATTTGCCATGCCAAAATATAAGCAAAACTATAATACTAGTTTggttgaaataaaaaatatatccgCCACTATACCAGAATCATGTAATTAGACTATTCTCGATCTTTCCATTCCGTTCCCAGCTACAGTTGCCAGGGCAAAAAGGAGGCGACAAGCTTCCCCGGCGGCGATTCCGCCGGCCCCTTCCTTCTCCTGCGGTCGGAGAGGGTGGAGGGCCGGGGAATCGGCGAGTGGACCCTATATAAGATAGGTAGCTACTCTAGTCCAAGGGTGTTCTCGCCGCCAGTGGAGCTAGAGTTTGCCGGGAGGTCCTCTTCTACGACATGCTTTTCCTGACGACATTGGCGAGGCAGAGGCGATGGCGGCGCGAGGGCATAACTTCTCACATCCTCATTCTCGCCCCAGCGGCATTCCATTGCGGCGTCAGCGGTGAGGTCGGGGAGATCTATACAAGGGTTGCCGGCTGTGGCATGTCGTCCTCCatagcggtggcggcggccgatcTCGTATTTCCAAGATgtgaaggaggaggaggcggcggcggcggccgagggagCTTGGGGTGCGGCCCCAACCGATCGATGCTCAATGGTGACTTCAGCTCGTCCGTGGTGGTGAGTGTCTTCTACAGTTCTTTCAAAGCCTCTTGCAATGGAGTTCCCTTCGGCCTCAAGGTTCAGCGGCAGCGGCCGTGGTCCCGCGACGGCGGCAGGGATTTCTGAACCTTCCGCTTTGATGAAATTCATCTCTTCTCTCTCGTTATAAGTATACTGTCATATCATCACATTTGCTAACGTAGCACATCATTTAATGACAATGGAACTTCCTGGTCTAAGAAATTTAGGCGACAAAATATAGGGGCCGCTTGGTTGCTGACCGTCAGTAGCCACGCCGCAACAAAGGTCGTCAAAAGTTGGGCGCTTCTGGATGCCAAAGCCGTGGTCAGATTTtgtcgtgtttttttttttgtgtctctgtgtgtgtgtggcaGACACAGTTTTAGAGGGAACCAAGCCGCAACTTGTTTGCCAGTTGACAGTAAACTGGTGGGGTATGACCTACAATTACAAGCAACACGGCTAAGCACTAATAACTCACGAGAAGTTAGCAGACAGGCGGTGTCATAGTACTATAATCCAATAATTGTGATGCGACAAATACATACTACACAAAGTCCTTAACTCTGACGGATGGAGTTAGTACTAGCTTTGCCGCGTTCCCCCCGCACCTGCAGAGAAACTTCATGAGTCACCACCCCACTAAGTCCCTTTTGCCCCTGGTCCTTCCTCCCGTCATTTTTTTTGAATCCCTTCCTCTCGTCATTGATTTTCAGGAATGTACATGAATATTGATGTTCTTGTCGTCTATTTCTCTATAGTAATATCGACCAAGGTTCGAACTTCACATTAACGTTCTTATTCCTTGCGTACAAGGGTAAAATAATACTTTATGATCTACTACTCTTTGCCGCAGTTTCAGAAATTTCTTAGACACGCTAATCCAAACTACCCTACTTACTAAATTTAAGAAATTAAAATCATAGAGTGTAATTTAAAAAACAGTGGCCCAAGTCACTCCATTAATCTGGAAATTGCATGTCTAAGTAAAATTATACAATGGCACCTCGGCGGAAAATAAGGAGGGGAAAAATGGACCAAGGGTAAAACAAATATTTCCCATTATTCCCATCCTAATAAATAGAGTTACATCATGATAAGGACGAACTTGACATACAAATAAAAGTTAAGAAATTAGATGGGATGATCTAAAAGTTGAGGGATGAATTTGAGCTTCGGGACAAAGTTAAAGGACCAAAATGCCTATTTTGCCTTTCATATTTTCATTTCCAAGAATACCACATAAATAAGATGATATTTAATTTGTGGTTGAAATAGCTTCACACAAtgtatagttttatttttttcaaggcTACATAAAAGGCACAATGTATCTTGAAAACAACCTATATAGGATTTTATGGTGACGAAAAAACTCATTTCACCTCTTTCTTGATTAATTCTCTGCACATCACCAAAAATGCCAACACAACATCTAATGAGAATAAAACTCCCATTGAGGATGGTCTTAGAAACTACATTTGACTAGTTTCTAATAGTACAACCCATGATATCTTGGTGTGGGTCCATTAAACTCACTCTCGTTTCTACTCCTATCATATTTGTTCCACATCTATCACAAAGACAACATCATCTCCCAATGCACAATTGATAATGTCTAGTGTATAAGTTTTCTTGTTGAAACTAGATGTTGCATGAGATTCGGTTTCTTCCTCTCTTCACCTCTTTCTCTCATTTACTATAATTCATTATAGTGCCACATAAGTAAAAATCTTATACGGAAGTACAATTCATGCTATATATGGAAACTATTCTACATGAAGAGTTGGGAATGCGCAAGTTAGCTCAtaactaggggtggtaatggaccaCGACCTTAGTGGTCTTTTGACAGTCCAATCTGAcccttatatatttttagctcaaaactGTACAAGATTAGAGCCTGAACCTTAAGTGATCTAAGTCAAATTTTAAGACCCTTTACCACTCCTACTCATAACTATAGTAATAGACcataggccagtctcagtgggaagTGTCATCGCACTGTTAACAAGACTGTGAATTAGGTAACCGAGCCAGAGGAGTGATGGCACTCCTCTCGCACCCATGACACTTCACCTCCTCTCTCTTCAtaaaaactttaccacgccagcaaatttaatgctcatgacacTTTTATTATACTTATACTCCCATTGATAGTAGCTTGCCACAACACATGCAGTTCATCTAACAACCCACCTACTTCCTCCATACTCGTGAAGGAAGTCATTTtggacagcgacacggtcttCAAAACACAATTTTGACTTAttgtttctataaaaatatttatcgaAAAGTGAGATATGTATACTTTTATGAaattatttttcaagacaaatctattcatataattttcatattttcaaacccaacaacttgagagttattcatgatttatattttcaAGGTTTGACTCAAATTTTATCCTAGACAACTTCCTTTACGAGTTCGGAggaagtatatatatatttctagcaCGTTTATCTTCTCTCGCCTCCACTCTCTCATCCACCTCATCAGTACCTAATGTTGCAACATCTACAGCCTACTTATGCAACTTTATTACAATTGCTCTTAGCAGTTAATAGCAAGCATCAAGCACAAACACTGCACCAGCATTtggtgttcaaaaaaaaaacactgcaCCAGCATTTGGGAGGCATTGACCAAATGATGTCCTAAAATCACAGTTTCTATTTGTTTTGGCTTCCCTGAAGTGATGAGAAAGAGCCTGCAATATAATTCATGACATGTAATTACGTATGATACTTATTTGGAAGTCATCCataaatgaaaataataaaTCATCACAAAAAGGAATCTTTTACTAGTTTACCCTATCGTTTGGTAGGATTTTGTCCCCATATATCACATAAAACCAATTATTTTGTTAAATTTTCACATATGTCGTAGAACTTTAATTAGGTCCACTATGTTTCTCCGGGCCCTCTATCAAAATTTTCACACTAGGCTCAATAATTCACGTGGGTTCAATACTTCCTTACTCCATACATGCAGAGTAGATTAAGAAGATAATCAAAAGACTAGAATAATTCTAATTAATGCTTGTTCGGTTGATTAATTTCTCAATTTATAGTCGGCTGTTGGGTACCCGCACCAAAAGCAAAGGCGATTTGTCTGCCTTTTATTACTCCTTTAGCCCACCGGAAATTAtttgtttacaaaactaacaCCTCCCTCTAGTCCGGTGGAAAAAGAAGGGATAAGCCTAACTGAGACTTTTATCCAAAAGATCCTAGGGATGTCCTAGATTTGGATACAAAATTTGAACTCACTCACGTCTTATATTTCAGGACAGATGGAGTGtgattgatttttctttttttttttgttctgcaCAAATTTTTGACACAATTTAAATTTTGCACGTTGGTAAATGATCACATGCTCTAGCAATCCATATTTTAACTGTAAGTTTTCATGCACTTTCAGTGGTGTACGGAGTATTTTTGAAGTCAGCGTAGGGAAAGTACATACACGAATGATTCCCTGCCTTTGGTCCCCA
This window of the Panicum virgatum strain AP13 chromosome 1K, P.virgatum_v5, whole genome shotgun sequence genome carries:
- the LOC120691518 gene encoding uncharacterized protein LOC120691518, coding for MGSEKLKHVDEALLEHCEKQTSKEDDKSHGPSLLTGVGFMFLTFNSGMAVYRSNGDLGAICFVGFSYLDLVLLFFCLSWYERTPPESPQREHLKMAVWLLTTMLTAAFSYKVAAIMPFPVQVLVWIMASVTILGGFYAFFLHREGTKA